The DNA sequence CGCAACGCGGAGACGGACGAGATCACCGGGATGGACGCCACCGCCGCGTGGCTCCTCGGCAATTTTCCCCACGACAGCGGCGCGGTGCTCATCCACAACGACTTCAAGTTCGACAACCTGGTGCTGGACCCCGCCGACTGGACCCGCATCATCGGCGTGCTGGACTGGGAGATGTGCAGCATCGGCGACCCGTTCATGGACCTGGGCGTGGCGCTGAGCTACTGGATGGAGCCGGACGACGTGGACTTCGGCATGGTGCCCTGCTTCCTGACGCGGGAACCCGGCGCCATGACCCGGCGCGGGGTGGCGGACCGGTACATGGAACTGACGGGGCGGCACACGGACAACCTGGTGTTTTACAACGCCTTCGGCCTCTTCAAGCTCGCCGTCATCGCCCAGCAAATTTATTACCGCCACAGGCAGGGCCTGACCAAAGACCCGCGTTTCGGCGGGCTCATCATGGTGGTCGCCGCCCTGGGCATGCGCGCCGCTGAATCCATCGAGACGGGGGTCGTGTAACGCTGAATAGGGGGCCATACTAAAAGCAGCAGTAAAACCGGGGATTTTCACGTTAAGCCATGGACAGCACGGACAAACACGGACAGCACGGACCTTATAGGAAGATACTATCCGGGTTAACGCCAGTTTTCCCAAAAAGTCCGAACTTGTCATGATTTAAGTAGTCCATTGCGATCCCAACCGCCGTTTATGGTTCAACGGTTTCGTGCCCATTCCACGAACTGCCAGACCGTTACCGTCCCATATCATTATCAACTGGGAGTCGGCCATGATGAAACGTGTCTTTCGGTTAGCGATATTGGTAGCCGTCCCGATCCTTTCGGGCGCCGCATTTGGGGAGGAGGGCTTTGTGCCCCTCTTCGACGGGAAATCCCTGGACGGCTGGCGGGCCGCCGACCCGTCCTACTGGTCCGTGAGGGACGGGGCCGTCACCGGCACCATCACCAAAAGCCACCCCTGCGACACCAACCAGTACCTGGTGTGGGAGGGCGGCGAAATCGCGGACTTCGAGCTGAAACTGGAGTCGCGCGTGCGCGGCCAGGGCGGCATCAACAACGGGTTCCAGTACCGCAGCCGGGAACTGCCCGACCATGACGTCTGCGGGTACCAGGTGGACAACAACCTGGAGACGCCCTGGCTGGTCCGGCTCTATGACGAGTACGGGCGGCACACCATGGCCATGCGCGGCGAGCACGCCGTTTACGACGCGGAGGGCAACCGCGCCGCCGCGCCCCTGGCGGAGGCGGCGGGCGACGCCTGGTTCAAGCTGGAGGACTGGCACGAGTACCACTTGGTCTGCGTCGGCGGGGAAATCACGCTGAACGTGGACGGGCGGCTGGCCGCGACGGTGTCGGACAACGACCCGCGCCGCCGCGAGCCCCAGGGCATCCTCGCGCTTCAGCTCCACAGCGGGCCGCCCACGGTGGCGCAGTTCCGCAACATCCGCCTGAAAGTGCTGCGTCCGGCGGAGCCCGCCGCGCCAACACGGCAGAACCCGCAACGCCGCGCGCTGCTGGACGCCGCGACGGCGTG is a window from the Candidatus Hydrogenedentota bacterium genome containing:
- a CDS encoding DUF1080 domain-containing protein, yielding MMKRVFRLAILVAVPILSGAAFGEEGFVPLFDGKSLDGWRAADPSYWSVRDGAVTGTITKSHPCDTNQYLVWEGGEIADFELKLESRVRGQGGINNGFQYRSRELPDHDVCGYQVDNNLETPWLVRLYDEYGRHTMAMRGEHAVYDAEGNRAAAPLAEAAGDAWFKLEDWHEYHLVCVGGEITLNVDGRLAATVSDNDPRRREPQGILALQLHSGPPTVAQFRNIRLKVLRPAEPAAPTRQNPQRRALLDAATAWWPLDTGGHGALPPLRHIPAFEQFELNVCGAGNGARPGEKVVVMSGAYFDAGPELHGGKEAVTVFLRARDPKGAWNGGLFAKRGGHDRVHFNLFSADVDGDGGGDIGFEVRTEQGFAMVSFPVSEMDATAWHELAGRYDGKSLEIFCDGRRMAGKDWGGELVRNTEPLLIAAETDGGNVVRHFHGELAEAALWDRALDDVEIGLLSKE